The Acidimicrobiales bacterium region CGCGCACAGCGGCCGGCATGCCGTCCTCGTAGATGTCGGGCGGCTCGACGATGTGGGTGTCTGTCGAGATGACTCTGGTCATTGGCTGTGCCTTTCATGATGAGCGGGTGGGTCAGAAGAACGGTTCCCCAGGTAGGAGTCGACGAGGGTGTCGGGGTCGACGTCTCGTGAGTTCCCTTCGAAGATGCAGGTGCCGTTGCGGAGGATGTAGGTGCGGTCTGAGACGTTGAGGACGTCGCTGTTCTGCTCGACGAGCACGACGCTCATGCCGTTGGGGCGTGAGCCGGAGAGGACTTCGAAGAGCTGTTCGACGATCATCGGGGCGAGCCCGAAGGAGAGTTCGTCGATCAAGAGGAGTCGTGGCCTTGCGACGAGCGCCCGGGCGACGGCGAGAATCCCCTGTTGGCCGCCTGAGAGTTCCGACGCGCGTGACTGCAGCCTCTTCTTCAGAAGTGGGAACTGTTCGAGGGTTTCGTCGAATCGCTCGGACTGGTCGCTTCGGCTCCTCACGCCGACACCGAGCATCCCGAGGCGCAGGTTGTCGCGGACTGTCAGCGTGCCGAGGATTCCTCGACCCTCGGGGAGGTGTCCCAGGCCGAGGCGGGCGCGGGCCTCGGGGGTGCGACGGCCGATGGGCTTCCCGCCGAGTGTGATCGCTCCGCTCCACAGTGGGAGAAGCCCTGAGATCGCGCGGAGAAGCGTCGTCTTGCCTGCGCCGTTCGCGCCGAGGATCGACACGACCTCGTTGTCACCGACGGCCAACGAGACCCCTCGCAGGATCTGGAGGCGGCCGTAGCCGCTCTCCACGTCGCGGACCTCGAGCAGCGCCGTCATGCTGTTCCTCCGTAGCGGAAGGTTCCACCGAGGTAGGCCTTGATGACGTCGGGGTTCTCGACGAGTCGTGCCCGGTCGTCATGGAAGATGATCTCTCCGAGGTGCAACACAGCAACGGTCGGGCAGAGGTCGAGGACGAGGTGGACGTTGTGTTCGATGAACAGCACGCAGGTGTCGCCGGTTTCGATCAGCGACGCGAGACCTGCGATCAGGGTGTCTTGGTCTTTTGCGGAGAGACCCGCTCCGACCTCGTCGAGCAACATCACTGACGGTTCTGCGACGATGCAGCGGGCGACCTCGACGAGCTTTTGGCTTCCAAGTGGCAGCTCGTCGGCTCGTTCGTCTCGCCAGCGCGAGAGGTCGAAGGCCTCGAGCAGTTCGTCGACGCGGTCACCGAGCGCGCTCACGCGGCTGCGATAGGACCGTGTGCCGAGGAACTCTTGGAGGTGTCCTTCTCGTGTTCGTGTCACTGTGCCGAGAGCGACGTTGTCGCAGACGGTCAGTTCCGGAACGAGCCGGGGGGTCTGGAAGGTGCGGGCGACGTGGAGGTCGGCTGCGATTGTTGCTGGGCTCTTTGTGGTGATGTCGACTCCGCCGACGGTGACTTCGCCTTGGTGGGGCCGTACGAAGCCGCCGATCACGTTGAAGAGCGTCGTCTTGCCCGCTCCGTTCGGGCCGATGAGACCGTGAAAGCCCGTGCCGAACTCGGCCGAGCAGCCCTTCAGGACGGTGTTACCGCCGAAGCGCACTTCGAGGTTGCCGATGGAGACCTCGGGCAGCGGCGGAGCGAGCCAATCGGGGTCAGTGTCGCCGATGCTCTCCAGGGAGCGGCTAGTCGACATCGTCGTCGCCCGAGATCGTGAGCTGGCGCCACATGGTCAACGGGTGGATGAGCCGGTCGAGGCGAAGTCGCTTCAGTTGTGTAGGCAGGCTCGCGAGGCCGCCGGGCAGGACAACGATGACGACGATGAGTGTCGTCGCATAGGCGAAGCGCTGGTACAGCGCGAGGGCCTGCAACCATTCGAGCAGGATGACGACGAATGCGGCCCCGATGAGCGAACCAACGATCGAGGCGCCGCCGATGATCATCATCACGAGCAACAAGACGAGGAAACCGAATCCGAAGGCGCTCGGCGTCAAGTACGTCTGCAGTTGAGCGAACAAGACGCCTGCGAGCGCGCCGATAGCTGCGGACCACCCGAAAGCCAGCATCTGGTAGCGCAGCGTCGAGATCCCCAAAGTGTCAGCCGTAGGCCCGAGGTGGCGCACGGTGAGGAGGATCTCTCCGAACCGGCCGCGCAACATCCGAGCTGACAGCGCATAGATCACGAAGAGGCTGCACATGGTCATCGCGTAGACGCTCTCGGACTGGCCCCAGCCTCCGATGCGGATGAGCGGGACAGCCATTCCGGCTCCGCCGCCCGTCAGTCCGTCGAACTGGCTGAAGGACCGCACGATCAGATCCCCGATGGCGAGCGTCGCCACGGCGAGGAAGAAGCCTCGTAGACGAACCGCGGGGAACGCGAGAAGCGAACCGGCGATGGCGGTGCCGACGATTGCCAGAACGAGCGCCAACACGAACGGCAGTCCCCGGTCGACCATGATCGCGGAGCCGTAGGCGCCGAGACCCATGAACGCTGCGTGAGCGACGCCGAGCTGGCCAGTCCAGTTCACCAAGAGACTGAACCCCAGGGCGCTGATCGCGTAGACGCCGATGAGAGTGGCGATGAAGAGTTGATATGAATTCAGCTGGCTTGGAGCGATCGCGGCTGCAACCGCTGCGCCGGCGATCAGCAGCCACCGTGTGGCCCGCCGCCAGTTCGAGTCGCGGCCGTTGCGGAACGGACGCGGGCGGCGCGATCCGCCTCGTTCGGCCGACGTGATCGGAGCCGGTGTCGTCGACTCAGCTCGTGGGGTTGTTGCCATGGCGGCTCAGAACTCCCGTTGTTCGCCGACACCCGAGTAGCCCGCAGGGCGCGCGAGGAGGAACACGACGACGATCACGAGCGCGACCGATGCCTTCATCTGCGAGGAGATGAGCGCCCCCGCCAGGTTCTCGGCGACGCCGATGAGCAGGCCGGCGACGAATGCGACTGCCACAGATGACGCTCCCGCGATAATCGCCGCGACGAACGCCCTCAAGATGACGGTGTCGCCCGAGGCGTCGGAGAGCAGCGTTGACCATGTTTGAAGGGTCAACGCTGCGTACGCGATGACACCCCCGATGGCCCACGCGAGCATCGACGACCGGCCGACTCGGACCCCGAGAAGCCGTGCGATGTCACGACTCTCGGCCATTGCCCGCATCTGAGTACCCAGGTCGGTGCCGAAGAAGCCGCTCAACAAGACGATCACGAACAGTGCCGCGCCGAGGGTCACCAACAGGTTTGTCGGGACGCGTTCGCCGAGCAGGGTCACGTTGT contains the following coding sequences:
- a CDS encoding ABC transporter ATP-binding protein, whose amino-acid sequence is MTALLEVRDVESGYGRLQILRGVSLAVGDNEVVSILGANGAGKTTLLRAISGLLPLWSGAITLGGKPIGRRTPEARARLGLGHLPEGRGILGTLTVRDNLRLGMLGVGVRSRSDQSERFDETLEQFPLLKKRLQSRASELSGGQQGILAVARALVARPRLLLIDELSFGLAPMIVEQLFEVLSGSRPNGMSVVLVEQNSDVLNVSDRTYILRNGTCIFEGNSRDVDPDTLVDSYLGNRSSDPPAHHERHSQ
- a CDS encoding ATP-binding cassette domain-containing protein produces the protein MSTSRSLESIGDTDPDWLAPPLPEVSIGNLEVRFGGNTVLKGCSAEFGTGFHGLIGPNGAGKTTLFNVIGGFVRPHQGEVTVGGVDITTKSPATIAADLHVARTFQTPRLVPELTVCDNVALGTVTRTREGHLQEFLGTRSYRSRVSALGDRVDELLEAFDLSRWRDERADELPLGSQKLVEVARCIVAEPSVMLLDEVGAGLSAKDQDTLIAGLASLIETGDTCVLFIEHNVHLVLDLCPTVAVLHLGEIIFHDDRARLVENPDVIKAYLGGTFRYGGTA
- a CDS encoding branched-chain amino acid ABC transporter permease, producing MATTPRAESTTPAPITSAERGGSRRPRPFRNGRDSNWRRATRWLLIAGAAVAAAIAPSQLNSYQLFIATLIGVYAISALGFSLLVNWTGQLGVAHAAFMGLGAYGSAIMVDRGLPFVLALVLAIVGTAIAGSLLAFPAVRLRGFFLAVATLAIGDLIVRSFSQFDGLTGGGAGMAVPLIRIGGWGQSESVYAMTMCSLFVIYALSARMLRGRFGEILLTVRHLGPTADTLGISTLRYQMLAFGWSAAIGALAGVLFAQLQTYLTPSAFGFGFLVLLLVMMIIGGASIVGSLIGAAFVVILLEWLQALALYQRFAYATTLIVVIVVLPGGLASLPTQLKRLRLDRLIHPLTMWRQLTISGDDDVD
- a CDS encoding branched-chain amino acid ABC transporter permease, producing the protein MLRQVISGLESGSWYGLVAVAIVVIWRLTDVPNFAIAEMGLFPVYVAWQFTEEGMAFWPAVLLGGVVAAVFAVLIEIIVIRPLEGRSHFPLLIATIGLSVAIKSLIGITWGTFPERFESSWATDNVTLLGERVPTNLLVTLGAALFVIVLLSGFFGTDLGTQMRAMAESRDIARLLGVRVGRSSMLAWAIGGVIAYAALTLQTWSTLLSDASGDTVILRAFVAAIIAGASSVAVAFVAGLLIGVAENLAGALISSQMKASVALVIVVVFLLARPAGYSGVGEQREF